Proteins from a genomic interval of Paenibacillus sp. FSL R5-0623:
- a CDS encoding iron chelate uptake ABC transporter family permease subunit has product MSNLASRNPLSIEIDSSRRPKKRSARAFRTKKEEKRYWILLITLIVLGVFASVGLLIYNNPVPVSSPSFIPVVTRRVVALVSMLIAAICQSLSTVAFQSITNNRIITPSLLGFDAIYSTIHTSTIFFLGATVFVNFSGVDSFLYQVAAMVIMCLILYGWLLSGKYGNLQLLLLVGIIIGTGLRSVSSFMRRLLAPSEFDILQARMFASVNNADSAYFPIAIPIVIIAAILLLANAKRLNVLSLGKDVSTSLGTKHQSSVIYTLVLVSILMAISTALVGPLTFYGFLVAILSYQAAQTYDHRYVFPMALAIGFVILTGAYFVMNHVFNAQGVVSIIIELVGGLTFLIVILRKGSL; this is encoded by the coding sequence ATGAGCAACTTAGCAAGTAGAAATCCACTGAGTATCGAAATCGATTCTAGTCGTCGTCCTAAAAAAAGATCAGCTAGAGCCTTCCGTACCAAAAAAGAAGAAAAGCGCTATTGGATTTTGCTGATAACATTAATTGTTCTGGGCGTTTTTGCATCGGTTGGGCTGCTGATTTATAACAATCCGGTCCCTGTGTCTTCGCCTTCATTCATACCTGTTGTTACAAGAAGGGTAGTTGCTCTGGTTTCAATGCTGATCGCTGCAATCTGCCAAAGTTTGTCCACGGTTGCTTTTCAATCGATTACGAATAACAGAATTATAACTCCGTCCCTTTTAGGTTTTGATGCTATTTATTCAACCATTCATACGAGTACTATATTTTTCCTTGGTGCTACGGTATTTGTGAATTTTAGCGGTGTTGATTCCTTTTTATATCAAGTTGCTGCAATGGTCATCATGTGTTTGATTCTTTATGGATGGCTGCTTTCCGGAAAATACGGCAATTTACAACTTCTGCTTCTGGTCGGCATTATCATTGGCACCGGGCTGAGGTCCGTATCCTCGTTTATGAGAAGACTTCTTGCACCGTCCGAGTTTGATATTTTGCAGGCAAGAATGTTTGCTTCCGTGAATAATGCGGATTCTGCCTATTTCCCGATTGCGATTCCTATCGTCATCATTGCAGCAATTCTGCTGCTTGCTAATGCCAAGAGGTTAAATGTATTGTCGCTGGGTAAGGATGTCTCAACTTCCTTGGGAACTAAACATCAAAGTAGTGTGATTTATACGCTGGTTCTGGTTTCCATTTTGATGGCCATTTCGACGGCTTTGGTTGGACCACTTACATTCTATGGATTTTTAGTTGCGATTTTGAGTTATCAGGCAGCGCAAACCTATGATCACAGATATGTTTTCCCAATGGCTCTTGCGATAGGGTTTGTGATCTTAACCGGTGCATACTTTGTTATGAATCATGTTTTCAATGCCCAAGGTGTTGTTTCCATCATTATAGAATTGGTTGGCGGACTAACATTTTTAATTGTGATTTTAAGGAAGGGTTCTTTATGA
- a CDS encoding ATP-binding cassette domain-containing protein gives MIQINNVKKTYAAEVEIGPLNIHIPKAGLTSLIGPNGAGKSTTLLMIGRLLDLDEGQIKVANMDVFTTKSKDLAKIITVLRQENHFVTRLTVRQLAGFGRFPYSKGRLTDEDEAIISKYIDFLDLTDLENRYLDELSGGQRQRAYVAMVLCQETEYVLLDEPLNNLDVARSVRMMEHLRYAANEFGRTILTVMHDINFAAKYSDRICAMKDGQIAAFGSVEEVMDPEILTDIFETKIEIIDGPYGPIAIY, from the coding sequence ATGATACAGATCAATAATGTCAAAAAAACCTATGCAGCCGAGGTAGAGATAGGCCCTTTGAATATTCATATACCCAAAGCCGGTCTTACTTCTTTAATTGGACCCAACGGTGCGGGGAAATCGACGACACTTCTGATGATCGGAAGACTTTTGGATTTGGACGAAGGTCAGATCAAGGTTGCCAATATGGATGTTTTCACGACCAAGTCAAAAGACTTGGCCAAGATTATAACGGTTTTACGACAAGAAAATCATTTTGTCACAAGGCTTACCGTTAGACAACTTGCTGGATTTGGACGGTTTCCTTATTCTAAGGGAAGATTAACGGATGAGGATGAAGCTATAATCTCTAAATATATTGATTTTCTAGACTTAACTGATCTGGAAAATAGATACTTAGATGAGCTTTCAGGTGGTCAGAGGCAAAGAGCTTATGTCGCAATGGTTTTGTGTCAGGAGACGGAATATGTACTTTTGGACGAGCCTCTGAACAATCTGGATGTTGCTCGTTCTGTTCGGATGATGGAGCATTTGAGATATGCTGCTAATGAATTTGGAAGAACGATTCTGACGGTTATGCATGATATCAATTTTGCTGCCAAATATTCGGATCGAATATGTGCGATGAAAGATGGACAAATCGCCGCTTTTGGAAGCGTAGAAGAAGTGATGGACCCCGAAATTTTAACAGATATTTTTGAAACGAAAATTGAAATTATCGATGGTCCATATGGACCGATAGCGATCTATTAG
- a CDS encoding alanyl-tRNA editing protein: MTQKIYYDSAYTREWHTTITGRVDKEDGVYVTLAETAFYPHGGGQPCDLGQIGGIAVLDVNIEDGEVWHKLERVPEETEVHCEIDWERRFDHMQQHTGQHLLSAITLKLTEAMTLSFHLGTEYDTIDVAAAELGANQLTAIEQEVNRQIYRNARINTSWVTTEEAAQLPLVKQPTVTEDIRIVEIEGVEYNACGGTHVSATGEIGIIKLLKTEKVKGGTRIYFKCGTRALNEFTAAQNVLNSIMVKLKTSKDELLERIEKMELEQKQLQTELNALKTTNDAYYAEELLAARQGLVIAQVFEDKSLKDMQSLATKLTADHEGLVLFASISEAKVVLAQNGQPPEWACGPFFKGNLGAYQGKGGGSEKIAQAGFASSEDALAFYEFTKDQLGHH, encoded by the coding sequence ATGACGCAAAAAATCTATTATGACTCTGCTTATACAAGAGAGTGGCATACAACGATTACAGGCAGAGTAGACAAGGAAGACGGCGTGTATGTCACGCTGGCGGAGACTGCTTTTTACCCGCATGGGGGTGGACAACCTTGTGATCTGGGTCAAATTGGCGGCATCGCTGTTCTGGATGTGAACATCGAAGATGGTGAAGTATGGCATAAGCTGGAACGCGTCCCTGAAGAGACTGAGGTACATTGTGAGATTGACTGGGAGCGAAGATTCGATCATATGCAGCAGCATACGGGTCAGCATTTGTTATCGGCAATCACGCTAAAGCTTACTGAAGCGATGACCCTCAGCTTCCATCTTGGTACGGAGTATGACACGATTGATGTGGCTGCGGCTGAACTGGGAGCGAATCAATTAACCGCCATTGAACAAGAAGTGAATCGTCAGATCTATCGTAACGCTCGCATCAACACGTCCTGGGTTACAACAGAAGAGGCTGCACAATTGCCACTGGTGAAGCAGCCTACGGTAACAGAGGACATTCGCATCGTCGAGATCGAGGGTGTGGAGTATAACGCCTGCGGTGGAACTCATGTGTCAGCGACGGGTGAGATTGGGATCATCAAACTGTTGAAAACCGAAAAAGTGAAGGGTGGCACCCGCATTTATTTCAAATGTGGAACAAGGGCGCTGAATGAATTCACAGCTGCACAAAACGTGCTCAATAGCATCATGGTTAAATTAAAGACCAGCAAGGACGAATTATTGGAGCGAATTGAGAAAATGGAGCTGGAGCAAAAGCAGCTGCAAACGGAGCTGAATGCATTGAAAACAACAAACGATGCCTATTATGCGGAGGAACTTCTGGCCGCTCGGCAAGGGCTGGTGATTGCTCAGGTCTTTGAAGACAAATCGCTCAAGGATATGCAGAGCCTGGCTACCAAGCTGACGGCAGACCATGAGGGGCTTGTACTCTTTGCCAGTATCTCAGAGGCCAAAGTGGTTCTGGCACAGAACGGACAGCCGCCTGAATGGGCTTGTGGACCTTTCTTCAAAGGCAATCTTGGAGCCTACCAAGGCAAAGGTGGCGGCAGTGAAAAGATAGCTCAGGCAGGCTTTGCCAGCAGTGAAGATGCGCTTGCCTTTTACGAATTCACCAAGGACCAGTTGGGACATCACTGA
- a CDS encoding DUF1963 domain-containing protein: MTERIPCIREGCTNTILPATAARTGGYCMPCKQEMEREERQRYIEANRRDVKLYAGITDPVEILKIMHKPQVRDPLIRYTPYEQSEEQVYLSLSVEQQDQMKDYAMQRVHSGDEDTGKDILVYLVCYHDISLTAEIPELLEQEIYYPAILYKSASGEVRDRLLQQVNTDDENRNHILLMLAHIGDDVVVQQFRQWRQTPPSWASELYVAPEHYTTEAGWELTKDGQRRELFTTPSYSLYKVKENEGPNVELTGNSLSMLNPSNNGCPWCGNALTTLISLDVKHPALKDVSWHAQQLQIQTCVICGSYGVVYMELDAAGEPLWSSHNVMPMGMDEIDPDDYGKLAPDVGQQFRIANASRHAFHASEWAMEPSLSQVGGHPGWVQDAEYPTCPRCSTRMKAVAQLDCGEVEEYGEGMYYMFICEPCQITAVSYQQS, encoded by the coding sequence ATGACAGAACGAATTCCATGTATACGAGAAGGGTGTACAAATACCATTTTGCCAGCAACGGCTGCCAGAACAGGTGGGTATTGCATGCCTTGCAAACAGGAGATGGAACGCGAGGAGCGCCAGAGATACATTGAAGCGAATCGACGTGACGTGAAATTGTATGCAGGTATCACAGACCCGGTCGAAATTTTGAAAATCATGCACAAACCTCAGGTTCGCGATCCACTAATTCGTTATACACCCTATGAACAATCCGAGGAACAGGTATATCTATCTTTGTCTGTAGAGCAACAAGATCAGATGAAGGATTACGCGATGCAACGGGTTCATTCAGGAGATGAAGATACGGGCAAAGACATTCTGGTATATCTGGTCTGCTACCATGATATATCGTTGACTGCTGAAATTCCTGAGCTGCTGGAACAGGAGATCTATTATCCTGCCATTTTGTATAAAAGTGCCTCGGGTGAGGTTCGTGATCGTCTCTTGCAGCAGGTGAACACCGATGATGAGAATCGGAATCATATTTTGCTCATGCTGGCCCATATCGGGGATGATGTTGTTGTGCAGCAGTTCCGGCAGTGGAGACAGACTCCGCCATCTTGGGCGAGTGAATTGTACGTGGCGCCAGAGCATTACACCACTGAAGCTGGTTGGGAGCTTACAAAAGACGGGCAGCGCAGGGAATTATTCACCACCCCAAGTTATTCACTCTATAAAGTAAAAGAGAATGAAGGACCTAACGTGGAGTTAACCGGAAATTCACTCTCGATGCTGAACCCTAGCAACAATGGCTGTCCATGGTGTGGCAATGCGTTAACCACCTTAATTAGTCTGGATGTTAAACATCCCGCTCTGAAGGACGTGTCTTGGCATGCCCAGCAACTTCAGATACAGACTTGCGTGATATGCGGCAGTTACGGTGTGGTTTACATGGAGCTGGACGCAGCAGGGGAACCGTTATGGAGTTCACATAATGTCATGCCTATGGGAATGGACGAGATTGACCCGGACGACTATGGTAAACTTGCACCGGATGTTGGCCAGCAGTTTCGGATTGCGAATGCATCGCGTCATGCATTCCATGCCAGTGAGTGGGCGATGGAACCCTCGCTATCTCAGGTCGGCGGCCATCCAGGATGGGTTCAGGATGCGGAGTACCCAACATGTCCACGCTGCTCCACGAGAATGAAGGCTGTCGCACAACTGGATTGTGGCGAGGTTGAGGAATATGGTGAGGGTATGTACTACATGTTCATATGTGAGCCATGCCAAATAACTGCCGTTTCGTACCAGCAATCTTGA
- a CDS encoding DUF1801 domain-containing protein produces the protein MTKNAEVTAFIEQIQIPWQIQVAEQLRQLVHDTIPDVQERVQYKKPHFLKNGKYAAVISPSKQAVSFTIFHATGLDLPDGIFEGPEERKTIKLKEKDTPDYEWLSGLLKQASAEL, from the coding sequence ATGACCAAGAATGCAGAAGTTACTGCGTTTATTGAACAGATTCAGATCCCCTGGCAAATACAAGTCGCTGAACAATTGCGCCAGTTGGTGCATGATACCATCCCTGACGTACAAGAACGCGTGCAATACAAGAAACCTCATTTTCTAAAAAACGGAAAGTATGCTGCGGTCATCTCGCCATCCAAACAGGCCGTATCCTTCACCATCTTCCATGCAACCGGACTCGATCTGCCCGATGGGATATTCGAAGGCCCGGAAGAGCGCAAAACGATCAAGCTCAAGGAAAAAGATACACCAGATTATGAATGGCTGTCGGGACTGCTGAAGCAGGCATCTGCAGAATTGTAG
- a CDS encoding GNAT family protein: protein MTLTTDNLFYSKRLKMTPPRPEDVETMLQWNEDPEYLRNVDTDIAIPYSEKQLEDEGETKNKEVYFRLRTHEEDTLIGFVVIHSIEWNNRCGQLAIGIGLAKHRNKGYGTEALNLILRYAFHEMNLDRVGLDVIAYNAKAIRSYEKVGFQLEGRARSAVYRDGKRYDRLMMGILRPEWETHNQIHMEGEQV, encoded by the coding sequence ATGACACTAACTACGGACAACCTATTTTATAGCAAACGATTAAAAATGACGCCACCACGTCCTGAAGATGTGGAGACCATGCTGCAATGGAACGAAGACCCGGAGTACCTTCGAAATGTAGATACCGACATTGCCATTCCCTATTCGGAGAAACAGTTGGAGGATGAGGGAGAAACAAAGAACAAGGAAGTGTACTTCAGACTGCGCACGCATGAAGAGGATACGCTGATTGGTTTTGTCGTCATTCATAGCATTGAATGGAATAACCGCTGCGGACAGCTTGCCATTGGCATCGGACTTGCCAAACATCGCAACAAGGGATATGGCACGGAAGCGTTGAATCTTATCTTGCGATATGCGTTCCATGAGATGAATCTGGACAGGGTTGGCCTCGATGTCATCGCCTACAATGCCAAAGCAATCCGTTCCTATGAGAAGGTTGGTTTTCAGTTGGAAGGTCGGGCACGCTCAGCTGTATATCGTGATGGTAAGCGTTATGACCGCTTGATGATGGGAATCCTAAGACCAGAATGGGAAACACACAATCAGATCCATATGGAGGGTGAACAAGTATGA